A genome region from Pseudodesulfovibrio sp. JC047 includes the following:
- a CDS encoding TIGR00730 family Rossman fold protein, with protein MKRICVYLGSNPGTNPAYGESAETLAKELAHRGLGLVYGGSSTGLMGRLANTCLEAGGEVIGVIPKLLVEKEVAHTGLTKSYVVTSMHERKQKMADLADGFIALPGGLGTLEEFFEALTWNQLGYHTKPCGLLDVNGYYSCMTDHMNRMVSEGFVIPEHRQMVLSASDPATLLDQFATYDPPHVDKWIEKKKGL; from the coding sequence ATGAAACGCATCTGCGTCTATCTCGGGTCCAATCCAGGCACCAACCCGGCCTATGGCGAAAGTGCGGAAACCCTGGCTAAAGAGCTTGCTCATCGCGGGCTTGGCCTTGTCTACGGCGGGTCCAGCACCGGACTCATGGGCCGACTCGCAAACACCTGTCTCGAGGCAGGTGGCGAAGTCATCGGCGTGATTCCCAAACTGCTCGTGGAAAAAGAAGTCGCTCATACCGGCCTGACCAAAAGTTATGTGGTCACGTCCATGCACGAGCGCAAACAAAAGATGGCCGATCTCGCAGACGGCTTCATCGCCCTGCCCGGCGGCCTCGGCACGCTCGAAGAATTCTTCGAGGCCCTGACGTGGAATCAGCTCGGCTACCACACCAAACCCTGCGGACTGCTGGACGTCAACGGCTACTATAGCTGCATGACCGACCACATGAACCGCATGGTTTCAGAAGGATTCGTCATCCCCGAACATCGGCAGATGGTCCTGAGCGCATCTGATCCAGCCACCCTGCTCGATCAATTCGCGACCTATGACCCACCGCATGTGGATAAGTGGATTGAGAAGAAGAAAGGGCTGTAA